A region from the Beduinella massiliensis genome encodes:
- a CDS encoding ATP-binding cassette domain-containing protein, translating into MAYIELRGICKAYKNGNGTLNVLDHLDFEIERGDRVSVMGRSGSGKTTLLNVMAGLVVPDCGSYAFSGEEIDYRSERVRRRLRNQKIGYIPQNIPLLFDRTVLANVKLPLQYRRNHEVKDNDIFELASHLKIETLLDEMPSRLSGGERQKVGILRVLAQKAELILADEPTGSLDEKSEEEILEILKELNQGGKTILMITHDQNVARICGRRYWLRQGRLTPDSEGKR; encoded by the coding sequence ATGGCGTATATCGAGCTGCGCGGCATCTGCAAGGCATATAAGAATGGGAATGGCACATTGAACGTGCTGGATCACCTCGATTTCGAGATCGAGCGGGGCGATAGGGTCTCCGTCATGGGCAGAAGCGGCTCGGGAAAGACGACGCTGCTGAACGTCATGGCGGGGCTCGTCGTGCCGGATTGCGGGAGCTATGCGTTCTCCGGCGAAGAAATCGATTATCGAAGCGAGCGGGTGAGGCGCAGGCTGCGGAACCAGAAGATCGGCTATATTCCGCAGAACATCCCCCTGCTGTTCGATAGGACGGTCCTTGCGAACGTAAAGCTGCCGCTGCAATACCGTCGAAATCATGAAGTAAAGGATAACGATATATTCGAGCTGGCTTCCCATTTGAAAATAGAGACGCTGTTGGATGAAATGCCGTCCAGGCTGTCCGGGGGAGAGAGGCAGAAGGTGGGCATCCTGCGCGTGCTGGCCCAGAAGGCGGAATTGATTCTGGCGGACGAACCGACCGGGTCGTTAGATGAAAAATCGGAAGAGGAAATCCTGGAGATATTGAAGGAATTAAACCAGGGCGGCAAAACAATCCTGATGATTACCCACGATCAAAATGTCGCCCGCATTTGCGGCAGGCGCTATTGGCTCAGGCAGGGGCGATTGACACCGGATAGCGAAGGGAAGCGGTGA
- a CDS encoding IS3 family transposase: MKYRVIERFRNIYPIVTMCEVFEVSRSGYYAWRKKQEKTPKDQWLVDLIVECQQQCNQTYGIRRVRLWIQRKKRKNVNLKALLRVMRKTNLLAQIRRQRRYTQHQQNVYKYPNLLQRAFEQQRPNRFWSTDITYIPTPQGMLYMCAAIDLCGRMVLAYRIGGDMAASLVTQTIRDAMITEKVTDGLALHSDQGSQYTSEAYFDLSKEYHFQPSMSSPGCPYDNAAMENFFGTLKSECLYRAHYSTRAEVEELVAQYVHFYNFERINLKYGLTPYEIRSNAA, encoded by the coding sequence TTGAAATATCGAGTTATAGAACGTTTTCGCAACATTTATCCTATCGTCACAATGTGTGAAGTATTTGAAGTTTCCCGAAGTGGGTATTATGCTTGGCGTAAAAAGCAAGAAAAAACGCCGAAAGATCAGTGGTTGGTCGATCTGATTGTGGAATGTCAACAGCAGTGCAACCAGACCTACGGCATCCGCCGTGTTCGTCTCTGGATCCAGCGGAAGAAAAGAAAAAATGTAAATCTTAAAGCACTTCTGCGCGTCATGCGCAAGACCAATCTGCTTGCACAGATTCGGCGGCAAAGAAGATATACTCAACATCAGCAAAACGTGTACAAATACCCAAACCTATTGCAGCGTGCCTTTGAACAGCAACGGCCCAATCGTTTCTGGTCAACAGATATCACCTATATCCCCACACCACAGGGAATGCTGTATATGTGTGCGGCGATTGACCTTTGTGGTCGAATGGTGTTGGCCTATCGCATTGGTGGCGACATGGCCGCATCGCTGGTTACTCAGACGATCCGAGACGCTATGATAACAGAGAAGGTCACTGATGGACTCGCGCTCCACAGTGACCAAGGGTCTCAATACACCTCCGAAGCATACTTCGACCTAAGCAAAGAATATCACTTTCAACCCTCTATGTCCAGTCCCGGTTGTCCATACGACAATGCTGCTATGGAGAATTTCTTCGGAACGCTTAAATCGGAATGCCTTTATCGTGCCCATTATTCTACTCGCGCAGAGGTAGAGGAGTTGGTTGCACAATATGTCCACTTCTACAACTTCGAACGCATTAACCTGAAATACGGCCTTACTCCCTATGAAATCAGGAGCAACGCCGCGTAA
- a CDS encoding extracellular solute-binding protein codes for MREKQNNVSRSIFLIIFCFLLYALCVPVIAEDQHIVYTLGSTEAFRTLCEGGNGSVYLLTSEELYQWHPATNQKESWVSVVCQNDLNIVGVTAKGEKLYAVTDEQEICSWNGMKWEPLGQPSWGKADDKIFRCCAVWTPDALYYLFKDVNDDVVFSSYDFETKQFTRSSLFDISWCSYDEQRGVLIGFMHDTGKNQWYMAAYDPINDVVVDKFETDLPERSTAFAYDTFTQNIYFNRNSGMSVLDHNGVESDIPGVPALGGFIVTQDGKLSGIVNHQLGIYNPTNPEAGRITVMGFETIYNSGFTQQNKIAVELREPQEGDIMEDISRTLSTRDGSVDIFSFWTEEGLQAVKEKGFYVNLNDSEVLYGAYRELYPNIAKPLMMGADLVAWPVRIQPSLRMEDTVFLETCNLSSPKTWDDLLDLMPKLIACDKFLESGCVPFGSLSYDRAGVFEFFVQQYIFSEQSKQAVMTFDTDVFREIAGRILTEVPVQDPFPRMDGTEGSVIQLESVSNIINKDQLAPLKIEKEAPAGIYASVQVLVINPYSNHKAEALSYLEYMASKRTVEDYALYASMNEPLCNASVLDKLEIARGALAQEEGKVVPDDQKSDHERKLQALQNEISAFEEDLYIVPQEAIAKYQVFAKQMTVLENAFILYNQNLASLCNRVSQGNITLDEFIHLANQFVQMVYAENRV; via the coding sequence ATGAGGGAAAAACAGAATAACGTTTCACGCTCCATTTTCCTGATCATTTTTTGTTTTCTGCTGTACGCGCTTTGTGTTCCGGTTATCGCGGAGGATCAGCATATCGTGTACACACTTGGCAGTACCGAAGCATTTCGTACACTTTGTGAGGGCGGAAACGGCAGCGTTTACCTTTTAACCTCGGAAGAGCTTTATCAGTGGCATCCCGCGACGAACCAAAAAGAATCATGGGTTTCTGTCGTTTGTCAGAATGATCTAAATATTGTCGGCGTTACGGCAAAGGGTGAAAAACTATATGCCGTAACGGATGAGCAGGAGATCTGTTCCTGGAATGGAATGAAGTGGGAGCCGTTAGGCCAGCCTTCATGGGGGAAGGCCGACGATAAGATTTTTCGCTGCTGCGCGGTTTGGACGCCTGACGCCTTATACTATCTGTTTAAAGACGTGAATGACGACGTGGTTTTTTCATCGTATGATTTTGAAACGAAGCAATTCACCCGATCCTCTTTATTTGATATCTCGTGGTGCTCTTATGACGAACAACGCGGGGTGCTCATTGGTTTTATGCATGATACAGGAAAAAATCAATGGTACATGGCTGCGTACGATCCTATTAACGACGTAGTGGTGGACAAATTTGAGACAGATCTTCCGGAGCGTTCTACCGCGTTTGCCTATGACACTTTTACGCAGAATATTTATTTTAACAGAAATTCTGGAATGAGTGTTCTGGATCACAATGGTGTCGAAAGCGACATACCAGGCGTTCCGGCACTTGGCGGATTTATTGTCACGCAAGATGGAAAACTGTCTGGTATTGTAAATCATCAGTTGGGCATTTATAACCCAACCAACCCGGAAGCTGGCCGTATAACCGTTATGGGCTTTGAAACAATATATAACAGTGGTTTTACGCAGCAAAATAAAATTGCTGTCGAACTACGCGAACCCCAGGAAGGCGACATTATGGAAGACATTTCACGTACGCTTTCTACGCGGGATGGCTCTGTGGATATTTTTTCATTTTGGACGGAAGAAGGATTGCAGGCAGTAAAAGAAAAAGGGTTTTACGTAAATTTGAATGACAGCGAAGTCCTATATGGTGCATATCGGGAATTGTATCCCAACATCGCAAAGCCCTTGATGATGGGAGCGGATCTCGTCGCCTGGCCTGTACGCATACAACCAAGTTTAAGGATGGAGGACACTGTATTTTTAGAGACTTGTAATCTGTCTTCCCCCAAAACTTGGGATGATCTGCTTGACCTGATGCCAAAGCTTATTGCTTGCGACAAGTTTTTGGAAAGCGGCTGTGTTCCTTTTGGCTCGCTTTCTTATGATCGAGCCGGTGTGTTTGAATTTTTTGTGCAGCAATATATATTTAGTGAGCAAAGCAAGCAGGCAGTAATGACGTTTGATACGGACGTTTTTCGTGAGATTGCCGGACGCATTTTGACAGAGGTGCCCGTTCAGGATCCCTTTCCCCGTATGGACGGTACTGAGGGCTCAGTCATACAACTTGAATCCGTCAGTAATATCATCAATAAAGACCAACTGGCACCGCTCAAAATAGAGAAGGAGGCCCCTGCTGGTATTTATGCTTCGGTACAAGTGCTGGTCATTAATCCCTATAGCAACCATAAGGCAGAAGCTCTGTCTTATTTAGAGTACATGGCATCGAAGCGAACGGTGGAGGATTACGCTCTTTATGCGAGTATGAACGAGCCTTTATGCAATGCAAGTGTATTGGATAAGTTGGAGATCGCGAGGGGCGCCCTCGCACAGGAGGAAGGCAAAGTCGTCCCGGATGATCAAAAAAGCGATCATGAACGAAAGCTACAGGCTTTACAGAATGAAATTTCCGCATTTGAGGAAGACCTTTACATCGTTCCGCAGGAAGCCATTGCGAAATATCAAGTTTTTGCAAAGCAAATGACAGTGTTAGAAAATGCATTCATTCTTTATAATCAAAACTTAGCAAGCCTATGTAATCGTGTGTCGCAGGGTAATATTACGCTTGACGAGTTTATCCACTTGGCAAACCAATTTGTTCAGATGGTGTATGCGGAGAACAGGGTATAA
- a CDS encoding ABC transporter substrate-binding protein has translation MMKAYICFFALCLLLILPAIGLQDTVIELKIMDYSMDSEMASLFMEENSNVKITIQNGDNGISDTQTLLQELITGGTDYDIFRINTSGFNFTELMEREFCVELDDAFIKESVKDMYPAIQNAISYNGKIYAVPCSAFVFTDIYHGNILEEMGLTESILPETFEDYCNLYLIWEKLSEDVQEEYTLLPTEDSKDWLLSTLMEQYLLYNNFEGKELRYDTTLFRESLNLLESVSSQFDEALKNAEYKRTLFTNSGSDPFVPGSIVNPIRLFKGAPVLVAGRLTAYIINPLSNHIDTAKAFVRFALENMTDLDKAAIYQTWDQPIPNDEAKAYMDDVLTPQKNALVEQLELADDAEKKSIQDNIDKIQYRIELEKLFLYNVSPDMLARYKACIGPNLVILKPGMYGADGTTGDTLDTVVRRYLHGEIDCEVFIQELDQKIMMFEMENI, from the coding sequence ATGATGAAAGCTTACATATGTTTTTTTGCTCTTTGCCTACTCCTCATCCTGCCAGCAATCGGACTACAAGATACCGTTATCGAACTAAAAATTATGGATTATTCCATGGATTCAGAGATGGCATCCTTATTCATGGAGGAAAACTCTAATGTAAAGATAACCATTCAAAATGGGGATAATGGAATTTCAGATACCCAAACACTCTTGCAAGAACTAATTACCGGTGGAACGGATTACGATATTTTCAGGATCAATACCTCTGGCTTTAATTTCACTGAATTAATGGAAAGAGAATTTTGTGTGGAACTTGATGACGCGTTTATTAAGGAATCAGTAAAAGACATGTATCCTGCAATACAAAATGCAATTTCCTATAATGGTAAAATATATGCCGTACCTTGTTCGGCATTTGTCTTTACGGATATATACCATGGAAATATATTGGAAGAGATGGGCCTTACAGAATCGATTTTGCCGGAAACCTTCGAAGACTACTGCAATCTTTATTTGATCTGGGAAAAACTGAGCGAAGATGTACAGGAAGAATACACATTGCTTCCGACCGAAGATTCAAAAGACTGGCTGTTGTCCACACTTATGGAGCAGTATTTACTATACAATAATTTTGAAGGAAAAGAACTAAGATATGATACTACGCTATTTCGCGAATCGTTAAACTTGCTTGAATCAGTCAGCTCTCAGTTTGATGAAGCGTTAAAAAACGCGGAGTATAAACGGACACTTTTTACAAATTCTGGTTCGGACCCGTTTGTGCCTGGTTCCATTGTAAACCCCATTCGACTTTTTAAAGGAGCACCTGTATTAGTGGCAGGGAGATTAACGGCCTATATTATCAATCCATTAAGCAATCATATAGATACGGCAAAAGCCTTCGTACGGTTTGCTTTAGAAAATATGACAGATCTAGACAAAGCTGCGATTTACCAAACCTGGGATCAACCCATCCCAAATGACGAAGCTAAAGCATACATGGATGACGTTTTGACCCCGCAAAAGAACGCGCTTGTCGAACAGCTAGAACTGGCGGATGATGCAGAAAAAAAGAGCATCCAAGATAATATTGATAAAATTCAATATCGGATTGAGCTGGAAAAACTGTTTTTATATAACGTATCACCGGATATGCTGGCGAGATACAAGGCGTGTATTGGCCCCAATCTAGTCATATTAAAGCCGGGAATGTACGGAGCTGATGGTACAACGGGTGACACCCTAGATACTGTAGTTCGACGATATTTACACGGGGAAATCGATTGTGAAGTATTCATTCAGGAATTGGATCAGAAGATCATGATGTTTGAGATGGAGAATATTTGA
- a CDS encoding ABC transporter substrate-binding protein: MNVYGKGGAGEWDNPILTQEHPEITWQGGDALSGGADDFVQALTARQPYDLYAMNYTGQNFTEVVQKGFAADLSGYPALAQYGARLRPYLRDALTFEGRLYGVPIRLSTSMWAYSPEAFALVGLQETDVPKTYAEFLDLLEWWLAEAPDADVQFLRGARELRAELANIITHELIARYDASDAPEPFDSPQILEIYEKLDALDTTKLDAYLSSLEEGESYGRPTLFALSFDGLEVHSYEEYAGFVPISLRVTENETARVPVEMRLFFISADSANADAAALYLDAYLRGLDKSFPIVAQTGPHAPIENPRTQEQIEQLLKEREELEAALAQPDADAAGIAQQLDRNQLYMERTEAQRMLVPQENIDRMDLLEPSLYVPAYSPLGSMDSEGYRSIQTLIDQYAAHQIDAVTLLRSIDQKLAMIALEGT, from the coding sequence TTGAACGTCTACGGAAAAGGCGGCGCGGGCGAGTGGGACAACCCCATACTTACGCAGGAGCACCCGGAGATCACCTGGCAGGGCGGGGACGCGCTTTCCGGCGGCGCGGACGATTTCGTGCAGGCGCTCACGGCGCGCCAGCCCTACGACCTCTACGCCATGAACTATACGGGCCAGAACTTCACGGAGGTCGTCCAGAAGGGCTTCGCCGCCGACCTGTCCGGCTACCCCGCCCTTGCGCAGTATGGTGCGCGCCTGCGCCCCTACCTGCGGGATGCGCTCACGTTTGAGGGCAGGCTCTACGGGGTTCCGATTCGCCTTTCTACCTCCATGTGGGCCTATTCGCCGGAGGCGTTCGCCCTCGTGGGGCTGCAGGAGACGGATGTGCCCAAGACCTACGCCGAATTCCTCGACCTGCTCGAATGGTGGCTTGCGGAGGCCCCGGATGCGGACGTTCAGTTTCTGCGGGGGGCGCGCGAACTGCGCGCGGAGCTGGCCAATATCATCACGCATGAGCTGATCGCGCGCTACGACGCTTCAGATGCGCCGGAACCGTTTGATTCCCCGCAGATACTGGAAATCTATGAAAAGCTGGACGCGCTGGATACGACCAAGCTGGACGCCTATCTTTCCTCTTTAGAGGAAGGCGAAAGCTACGGCAGGCCGACCCTGTTCGCGCTCAGCTTCGACGGGCTGGAGGTACACAGCTACGAGGAGTACGCGGGCTTTGTCCCGATCTCCCTGCGGGTTACGGAGAATGAAACGGCCCGCGTGCCGGTGGAAATGCGCCTTTTCTTCATCAGCGCCGACAGCGCAAACGCCGATGCGGCGGCCCTATACCTGGACGCGTACCTGCGCGGGCTGGACAAATCCTTCCCCATCGTCGCGCAGACGGGGCCGCATGCGCCCATTGAAAACCCGCGGACGCAGGAACAGATCGAGCAGCTCTTAAAGGAGCGGGAAGAGCTGGAGGCCGCGCTCGCCCAGCCCGATGCGGACGCGGCGGGCATCGCGCAGCAGCTTGACCGCAACCAGCTTTACATGGAGCGGACGGAAGCGCAGCGCATGCTCGTGCCGCAGGAAAATATTGACCGGATGGACCTGTTGGAACCTTCCTTATACGTGCCCGCCTACAGCCCGCTGGGCTCCATGGATTCGGAGGGCTACCGCTCCATTCAGACGCTGATCGACCAGTACGCGGCGCACCAGATCGACGCTGTGACATTGCTTCGCAGCATCGATCAGAAGCTGGCCATGATCGCATTGGAAGGCACGTAA
- a CDS encoding ABC transporter substrate-binding protein: MTWRGGDSLNGGGTDIVQALTARQPYDLYAINCVDGDFQQIVLKGFARDLSEYPALQDFAASLRPFLREAVTVDGRLYGIPIRLFGSQCAYSPQAFALAGLSEEDVPSTYEELLDFLAARLEEEMPDGVHLVYGTANLRGTLANMMTRALIDRYYSAPEPQRFSSPEVLRIYEKLDALDTSRLDEYLSSLQEGDQYGEPALFAMAYDVMKLESDAEAGDFQPMVLQLDEREEPRIPVQIRLFFISADSPHPDEAALYLQTYLCGLDGTFTIAACKGPHAPVEDASVRREIHAAQAEVEALQAAKPADEEQAEEIAGQIEQATARLKRLKAGRWRVSEADIEAYEARAGMFFVPAYHPLGSPESEGYRSVKMLIDQYAARQIDARAFTSALDQKLAIIALEGR, translated from the coding sequence TTGACATGGCGCGGGGGCGATTCCCTGAATGGCGGCGGGACGGACATCGTGCAGGCGCTCACAGCGCGCCAGCCGTACGACCTTTACGCGATCAACTGCGTCGACGGGGATTTTCAGCAGATCGTCTTAAAGGGCTTTGCCCGCGACCTGTCGGAATACCCGGCGCTTCAGGACTTTGCCGCCAGCCTTCGCCCGTTTCTACGCGAGGCGGTGACGGTTGACGGGCGGCTGTACGGCATTCCAATCCGGCTCTTCGGCAGCCAGTGCGCCTATTCGCCGCAGGCGTTCGCGCTGGCGGGCCTGAGCGAGGAGGACGTGCCCTCGACCTACGAAGAGCTGCTGGACTTTCTGGCTGCGCGGCTGGAGGAGGAGATGCCGGATGGCGTCCATCTGGTGTACGGCACGGCGAACCTGCGCGGCACCTTGGCGAACATGATGACGCGCGCGCTCATCGACCGGTATTACAGCGCGCCGGAGCCGCAGCGTTTTTCTTCGCCGGAGGTTTTGCGCATCTATGAAAAGCTGGACGCGCTCGACACGTCGCGGCTGGACGAATACCTTTCCTCCCTGCAGGAGGGAGATCAGTACGGCGAGCCCGCCCTGTTTGCCATGGCCTACGACGTCATGAAGCTGGAATCCGACGCGGAAGCCGGCGACTTTCAACCGATGGTTCTTCAACTAGACGAGCGGGAGGAACCTCGCATCCCCGTGCAAATCCGCCTCTTCTTCATCAGCGCCGACAGCCCGCATCCAGACGAGGCGGCGCTGTACCTGCAAACGTACCTGTGCGGCCTCGACGGAACCTTCACGATCGCCGCCTGCAAGGGGCCGCATGCGCCGGTGGAGGACGCCTCCGTGCGCCGGGAGATTCATGCGGCGCAGGCGGAGGTAGAGGCGCTGCAGGCCGCTAAGCCCGCCGACGAGGAGCAGGCGGAGGAAATCGCCGGGCAGATCGAGCAGGCGACGGCGCGGCTGAAACGGCTTAAGGCAGGGCGCTGGCGGGTTTCCGAAGCGGACATCGAGGCGTACGAGGCGCGGGCGGGGATGTTCTTCGTTCCGGCCTATCATCCGCTGGGATCGCCCGAATCGGAGGGCTACCGCTCCGTCAAAATGCTGATCGACCAGTACGCGGCGCGCCAGATCGACGCGCGGGCGTTCACCTCCGCGCTCGACCAGAAGCTTGCAATCATCGCGCTCGAGGGACGCTGA
- a CDS encoding HAD-IIA family hydrolase, which yields MGLRQKRLFLLDIDGTVSLDATLLPGSMDFFRHVLESGGKYVFITNNSTRSVADYVEKFRRMGVPADESSFVTASTATVQYLKARHAEDRIFVVGTRSFRSELARAGLSVTEALSPDVSCALVGFDDELTYEKARALCELLCTRPGMPYLATNPDLACPVGFGAIPDCGAICGMIRCATGREPVYIGKPNPIIVDMCLAQTGFSKEQTLVIGDRLYTDIACGIAAGVDTAVVFTGEAKPGDLADTAFPPAFAFPSIRELDEAVF from the coding sequence ATGGGTTTACGGCAAAAGCGCCTTTTTCTGCTGGACATCGACGGCACGGTGTCGCTGGACGCGACGCTGCTGCCCGGCAGCATGGACTTCTTCCGCCACGTCCTTGAAAGCGGGGGCAAGTACGTCTTCATCACCAACAACTCGACGCGTTCGGTCGCGGACTACGTGGAGAAGTTCCGGCGCATGGGCGTACCGGCGGACGAGAGCAGCTTCGTCACCGCCTCGACCGCGACGGTGCAGTACCTGAAGGCGCGCCACGCGGAGGACAGAATCTTCGTCGTGGGCACGCGCTCGTTTCGGTCGGAGCTTGCGCGCGCGGGCCTTTCGGTGACGGAGGCGCTCTCGCCGGACGTCTCCTGCGCGCTGGTGGGCTTTGACGACGAATTGACGTACGAAAAGGCGCGCGCGCTCTGCGAGCTGCTCTGCACCCGGCCCGGCATGCCCTACCTCGCGACCAACCCGGACCTCGCCTGCCCGGTGGGCTTCGGGGCGATTCCCGACTGCGGGGCCATCTGCGGGATGATCCGCTGCGCGACCGGGCGCGAGCCCGTCTACATCGGCAAGCCGAACCCGATCATCGTGGACATGTGCCTCGCGCAGACGGGCTTTTCAAAGGAGCAGACGCTGGTGATCGGGGACCGGCTGTACACGGACATCGCCTGCGGCATCGCGGCGGGCGTGGACACGGCGGTGGTCTTCACGGGCGAGGCGAAGCCGGGCGACCTTGCGGACACGGCGTTCCCGCCTGCGTTTGCGTTCCCCTCGATCCGCGAGCTGGACGAGGCGGTATTCTAA
- a CDS encoding cytochrome c biogenesis protein CcdA, with amino-acid sequence MGFTIEAGVSAMTVFLQGLVSFFSPCVLPLVPLYIGYLAGGTQTVDADGTVRFGRKKVLVNTLFFVLGVSFAFFLLGFGFTALGRFFSGNRLLFARIGGAIVIVFGLFQLGLFGGREIGREHRLPLHLEKLTMNPVTALVMGFTFSFAWTPCVGPALASVLLMASSSNSAAAGFGLIGVYTLGFVLPFLGVGLFTSSLLDLFKRHRNVVRYTVKVGGVLMVLMGVMMITGWMNGVTGYLSGLTGGSAPTPAKSASPAVTAAATEVPSPTEVPSPTEVPSPTEVPSPTEAPSPTEAPSPTEAPSATQAPAVRRPRRCCPPPRPRPPRMRRRRFPRRTSRSRTRTARCTRSPPTRGRWSS; translated from the coding sequence ATGGGCTTTACCATCGAGGCCGGCGTATCGGCCATGACCGTATTTTTGCAGGGACTCGTCAGTTTCTTTTCCCCGTGCGTGCTTCCGCTCGTGCCCCTGTACATCGGCTACCTCGCGGGCGGCACGCAGACGGTGGACGCGGACGGCACGGTGCGCTTCGGGCGCAAGAAGGTGCTCGTCAACACGCTCTTCTTCGTGCTGGGCGTTTCCTTTGCCTTCTTCCTGCTGGGCTTCGGGTTCACGGCTCTGGGCCGGTTCTTCAGCGGAAACCGGCTGCTGTTCGCCCGCATCGGCGGCGCGATCGTCATCGTATTCGGCCTGTTCCAGCTCGGGCTCTTCGGCGGACGCGAAATCGGGCGCGAACACCGGCTGCCGCTGCACCTGGAAAAGCTCACGATGAACCCGGTGACGGCGCTGGTGATGGGCTTCACGTTCAGCTTCGCCTGGACGCCCTGCGTGGGCCCGGCGCTGGCGAGCGTGCTGCTGATGGCGTCCTCCTCGAATTCGGCGGCGGCGGGTTTTGGGCTGATCGGCGTGTACACCCTGGGCTTCGTGCTGCCCTTCCTGGGCGTGGGGCTGTTTACCTCCTCGCTGCTGGACCTCTTCAAGCGCCACCGCAACGTCGTGCGCTACACGGTCAAGGTCGGCGGCGTGCTGATGGTGCTCATGGGCGTGATGATGATCACCGGCTGGATGAACGGCGTCACGGGCTATCTCTCCGGCCTGACCGGCGGCAGCGCGCCCACCCCGGCGAAGTCTGCGTCCCCGGCGGTAACGGCCGCTGCCACGGAGGTTCCGTCCCCGACGGAAGTTCCGTCCCCGACGGAAGTCCCGTCCCCGACGGAAGTTCCGTCCCCGACGGAGGCTCCGTCCCCGACGGAAGCCCCGTCCCCGACGGAGGCTCCGTCCGCGACGCAGGCCCCGGCGGTGCGCAGGCCCCGGCGGTGCTGCCCCCCGCCCCGACCCAGGCC